The nucleotide window CGGGCGAAGGTCGGCTGATCACCGACAAGCCCGGCGGCCTTCACGATTCAGAGAGCGGGGCTGGGTTCAGTTAGCCCTGCTCGCTTCAGGAGGCCCCGCTTCAGGAGAGCTTGGCCTCCCCGGCCAGCGCACGAGCCTTGAGCTGCTCGTACTCCTGCTGGGTGATGGTGCCGGCGTCGAGAAGACCCTTGGCCTTGGCGATCTCGTCCGAGGCACTGCTGCCTGCGACGTCGCGGATGTAGGACTCGGCCTGCTGCCGGTTCTCCTCGGCCTGCTTCACGCTCCGCTGCGACATTCCGCGACCACGGAAGATCAGGTAGGCCAGCGCGGTGGCGAACGGCAGGAAGAACAGGCAGACCAACCAGATCGCCTTCATCCAACCCTTGAGCCCGCGATCACGGAACAGGTCGGTGATGATCGAGAACAACGCGATCAGGTAGGCGCAGAAGGCGAACACCCAGAACATCGTCCAGATGATGTGCCAGAAGCTGTTGAAGTAATTCATGATCGTTCCTTGGGGTGAGACCCGCGTTCGGGGTATCTGTTGCTGCGATCCTGGCGGGCCGCAGCCCATAGTCTTCACCTAGCCACACCGTTAACACCAGTACCGTCCGTCCCTTGAGCGTGTCGCGCCGACGGACGGCGAACCAAGATCAGCTGGGCAGCTCCGCCAACTCCACCTCGACCACGAGCTCGGTGTCGGACTCGGCCCACAGCACCTCACCGGTGATCCGGCCGACCGCGCGCAGATCGGACTCGACCTGTTTGAGCCGCTCCAGCACCTCACCCTGACCGGCGAACTCGATCCGGCTGACCTCGGCCTTCATCGACACCTTCCGCTGCGACTTCGCGCCACGGACCGCGATCAAGGCCGTCGCCACCGCGTCCAGCAACAACGCATCGCCGCGGTCGTTGGGAATCTCCTCCGGGGTGGGCCAGGCAGCGGTGTGGATCGAACCGGACTTCCACCAGGACCAGACTTCCTCGGTCGCGTACGGGATGAACGGCGCCAGCAGCCGCAGGATCGCGTCCAGGCTGATCGCCAGCGCGGTGTGTGCGGACCGAGCAGCATCCTCACCGGCGGCACCGTAGGCGCGCTCCTTGACCAACTCCAGGTAGTCGTCGCAGAAGGACCAGAAGAAGCGCTCAGTGATCTCCAGCGCGCTGGTGTAGTCGTATGCCTCGAACGCCTCGGTCGCCTCGATGATCACCCGCTGCAGGCCGGCCAGCAGAGCTTGATCAACTGGCTCGGTGATCGGCGTGCCCGCGGCGGGAATCCCGTACGACAGAACGAACTTGCTGGCGTTCAGCACCTTCAGCGCCAGCCTGCGGCCGACCTTCATCTCGCGCTCGTCGAACGGCGAGTCCAGACCTGGACGGGCCTTGGCCGCACGCCAGCGGACCGCGTCCGAGCCGTACCGTTCGAGCACCTCGGTCGGCACCACCACATTGCCCTTGGACTTGCTCATCTTCTTCCGGTCCGGATCCATCACGAAGCCGCTGATCATGGATCGCTTCCAGGGCAGGGATCCGTTCTCGAAGTGAGCTCGCACCACCCGGTCGTAGAGCCAGGTGCGGATGATGTCGTGCGCCTGGGTGTTCAGGTCCATCGGGAAGGTGATCTTGAACAGGTCCGGATCACGTTCCCAGCCGCAGACGATCTGTGGTGACAGGGACGAGATCGCCCAGGTGTCCATCACATCGGGGTCGGCGATGAAGCCTTGCGGCTCGCCGCGCTGTGCTGCGGTGTAGCCCGGCGGCAGATCGGTGCTCGGGTCGACCGGCAGGATGTCCTCGTCCGGGACGATCGGGTCCGAGTAGTCAGGCTGGGCATCGGCGTCCAGCCGGTACCAGACCGGGAAGGGCACACCGAAGAAGCGCTGGCGAGAGATCAGCCAGTCACCGTTCAGCCCGTTGACCCAGTTGTCGTAACGGTGCTTCATGTGCTCGGGCACCCAACCGAGCTCTTCACCGCGGGCCAGGAACTGCTGCTTCAGCGCGGCATCACGGCCGCCGTTGGCGATGTACCACTGCCGAGTGGAGATGATCTCCAGCGGCTTGTCGCCCTTCTCGAAGAAATTCGCCTTCCGTTGAGTCGGGGTCGGATCGCCGATCAGATCACCGGCATCGCGCAGCAGCCCGACCATCGCCTCGCGGGCGCTGAACGTGGTCTTGCCGGCCAACTGCTCGTACCCCTGGGCGGCAGCGCCGTCGCCGATCCAGTCCGGGCGATCACGCAGGATGCGCCCGTCCCGACCGATGATCACCCGCGCCGGCAGCTGCAGCTCGCGCCACCAGGTCACGTCGGTGAGATCGCCGAACGTGCAGCACATCACCAGACCGGAACCTTTGTCCTGCTCGGCTGCCGGGTGGCTCAACACCGGCAGCTCGACACCGAAGATAGGGCTGGTCACCGTGCTACCGACGAGATCGGCATAGCGCTCGTCGTCCGGGTGGGCGATCAGCGCGACGCAGGCACCGATCAACTCCGGGCGGGTGGTCTCGATGATCACCGGTTCGCCGTCAGCGCGATGGAACTGCACCTTGTGGTAGGCGCCGGGGTAGTCCCGCGCCTCGATCTCGGCCTGCGCCACCGCGGTCTGGAAGGTGACGTCCCACACCGTCGGTGCCTCGGCCAGGTACGCCTCGCCGCGGGCGACGTTACGCAGGAACGCCTTCTGGGCAACGGAAATCGAGTCGTCGCCGATGGTGGTGTAGAGCGTCGACCAGTCGACGCTGAGCCCGACCCGGCGCCACAGATCCTCGAAGACCGCCTCGTCCACCTTGGTCAGCTGATGGCAGAGGTCGATGAAATTGCGTCGGCTGATCGGCACCTGCCGCTTCGGGTCCGGCTTGGCCGGTGGGGTGAAGTCGGGGTCGTACGGCACGCTCGGGTCGCAGCGGACACCGTAGAAGTTCTGCACCCGGCGCTCGGTGGGTAGGCCGTTGTCGTCCCAGCCGATCGGGTAGTAGACGTGCTTGCCCCGCATCCGCTGATAGCGGGCGATCAGGTCCGTGTGGGTGTAGGAGAACACGTGCCCCACATGCAAGGAACCGGACACCGTCGGCGGCGGGGTGTCGATGCTGAACACCTGATCCCGCGCCCGCTGCGGATCACCCTCCGGCCGGACGAACGCGTACGTGCCCTGCTGCTGCCAGATCTCCATCCACTTCGACTCCAGCCCCTCCAGTGCGGGCTTCTCCGGCACATCCGGTACGTTCGGCGCGCCCGATTCGGCTGCGTCGGGACGTGGGCCGGATGCAAGAGTCGTCATAACGGTGAATCCTACGAAGGACGCGGGTGCGAATGCACATCCGATACCCGCGGCGATCACAAGAATGCTGCACCAGTGCGGCCTTACCCCGCGCTACAGCCGAGGAGCGGCCGACTGGCGCAGGATTCTTGTAAACAGGAGCCGGTCAAGGCGAGATGTGGTCGAGGTTCCGGGCCCGGGTGTGCGGCGTGAACTGGGCCAGGACGGCGGCGATCACCAGGAAGCTGGAGATCAACATCAGCGCGCCCAGGGTGGACAGGTGCGGCAGGATCGGCGCGATCGCCAGCACCCCGATGCCGCCGCCGATGTGCCCGACCCCGTCCACCAACGCGAAACCGGTGGTCCGGGCCCGGGTCGGGAAACACTCGGCCGACAGCGCGTAGGTCGGCGAGACCCAGAGGTTGAACCCTGCGAAGACCAAGATCGAACCGATCAACGCCACGGTGATCTGGGTGCCGGCGACGGCGATCAGGAACGCCCCGATCAGCGTCACCGCGGCCGCGATCGGCAGCCAGTAGCGACGTTCCAGCTTCTCCACGATGAACGTCATCACGATCGTCCCGCCGACGAAGCCGAAGCTGCCGACCGCGGCGATCACGCCGGCCTCCGGCGGCGGATACTTCAATGCCGACAACACACTGGTGAAGCCGGACGCGTACGAGTAGACGGTGATGTAGCCGATGAACCAGAGCGCGAACAGCAGCAGGATCCGGCGCCGATAGAGCGGATTGGTGAAGAGCGTGCTGTAGGGCACCCGCGGTGGCGGGGTCACCGCCGACGCGGGAATGTCGTAATCCGGATCGGCCAGCGGGCCGCGATGGCGGGCGCGTTCCTCCATGTCGGCGACGATGTGATCGGCCTCCGGCGCCCGGTCGCGGGCGATCAGCCACCGCGGCGATTCGGGCAACTGGATCCGCAGCAGCACCGCGATCAGCGCGAGCAGCGCGCCGATCCCGTACATCCAGCGCCAGCCGTTGCCGAAGGCCGGCCCGGCAACCGCGAACGGCAGGCCCAGCGGCCACTTCTCGGCTTCGGTGGTCAAGATCAACCCGAGCCAGATCCCGATCATGGCGCCGACCGCAGAGTTGATGAAGATCATCGTGGTGAAGCGTGCTCGGGCCGGCCGCGGCGAGACCTCGTTGATGTAGGTGTTCACGATCGCCAGGTCCGCGCCGATGCCGATGCCGGTGATCACCCGGGCGATGACGAAGTTCGCATAGTCCGGCGCGAACGCGTTGTAGAGCGAGCCGAGGCCGGTGATCAACATGGTGATCAACAACATGTTGCGGCGGCCGATCCGGTCCGCGACCGGGCTGAGCACGAGGGTGCCGACCACATAGCCCGCCAGGTTGAGGACCACCGGCAGCGGCAGCGAGCCGAGCGCGGTCTCGGGCGTGCAGCCCGGCTTCAGGTCGACGCAGGTCTGGATGAAGGACACGTTGATGTCGAAGATGTCGTAGAAGGTGAAGAGGAAGCCGAGGCCGATGATGATGATGAAGCCGTAGGACAGCGACCACACCTGCAGTCGTTCGAGCCGGGCGATGATGCCGGGGCCGCTGCGCTCGCGTGAATCAGTGGACGGTTGGGCTGCCATGCCCGTCGCCTTCTTCCGTACCAGTCGGAACTGTTGGGCCACTGTTCATATTGCTCTGGATCGAGGGGCTATGCAGCCCCTTCGGAAAACCGGGACGCCGCGAAGTCCGGAGCCCGTCGGCTCGGGCCGTAGACTCGCGTCTGCGATGTCTGACTCTGATTCCGCGGACTCTTCCGCCGCCACGCACGCCGAAATCGTCGCCGCTCTGCAGGGCCGCTGGCCCGAGCACCGGGTCGCTCCCAGCCTCGGCCGGGTGGCGGCGCTGACGGAGTTGCTCGGCGACCCGCAACGGGCCTACCCGGTGATCCAGCTGACCGGCACCAACGGCAAGGGCAGCACGGCGGCGATGATCGACGCGCTGCTGCGCTCGGTGGGCCTGCGGACCGGCCGCTTCACCAGCCCGCACCTGATGGACGTGACCGAACGGATCCGGATCGACGGCGAGCCGGTCAGCGCCGAACGGTTCGACGAGCTGTGGCGCGAGGTCGAACCGTACGTCGCGATGGTCGATCAGCAGCGGATCGACGGCGTCGCGATGACGTTCTTCGAGGTGATCACCGCGATGGCCTACGCCGCCTTCGCCGATGCGCCGGTCGACGTGGCCGTCGTCGAGGTCGGGCTCGGCGGGACCTGGGATGCGACGAACGTGGCCGACGCGTCGGTCGCGGTGATCACGCCGATCGATCTCGATCACACCCACCTGCTCGGCGACACGGTGGAGAAGATCGCCGCCGAGAAGGCCGGCATCATCAAGGCCGACGCGCAGGCGATCCTGGCCGGGCAACAGCCCGAGGTGGCGCGGTTGCTGCTGCAGCGCGCCGCCGAGGTCGGCGCGACGGTGCAACGGGAAGGAATCGAATTCGGCGTCCTGGACCGGGTGATGGGGGTCGGCGGTCAGCAGCTGCGGCTGGGCACCGCCGACGGGCCGATCGACGAGATCTTCCTGCCGCTGTACGGGATCCATCAGGCCGAGAACGCGGCCCTGGCACTGGCCGCCGCGCAGGCGTTCACCGGGCTGAACCGGATCGATCCCGACGTGGTTCGGGAGGGATTCGCCGCGGTCGAGGCACCCGGCCGGCTGGAGATCGTACGGCGTTCGCCGCCGGTGATCCTCGATGCCGCACACAATCCGCACGGCGCCCGGGCGACCGCCGCGGCGATCAACGAGTCCTTCGACTTCTCGCCGCTGGTCGGGGTGATCGCGATCATGAAGGACAAGGACGCGGAGGGGCTGCTGCGGGAGTACGCCGATCTGTTCACCTCGGTCGTCGCCACCCAGGTCGCCTCCACCGACCGCGGACTGCCCGCCGACGAACTCGGCGAGCTGGCGGCCGGAATCTTCGGCGCCGATCGGGTGCAGGTGGCGCCGC belongs to Microlunatus elymi and includes:
- a CDS encoding SHOCT domain-containing protein; this translates as MNYFNSFWHIIWTMFWVFAFCAYLIALFSIITDLFRDRGLKGWMKAIWLVCLFFLPFATALAYLIFRGRGMSQRSVKQAEENRQQAESYIRDVAGSSASDEIAKAKGLLDAGTITQQEYEQLKARALAGEAKLS
- the valS gene encoding valine--tRNA ligase — protein: MEIWQQQGTYAFVRPEGDPQRARDQVFSIDTPPPTVSGSLHVGHVFSYTHTDLIARYQRMRGKHVYYPIGWDDNGLPTERRVQNFYGVRCDPSVPYDPDFTPPAKPDPKRQVPISRRNFIDLCHQLTKVDEAVFEDLWRRVGLSVDWSTLYTTIGDDSISVAQKAFLRNVARGEAYLAEAPTVWDVTFQTAVAQAEIEARDYPGAYHKVQFHRADGEPVIIETTRPELIGACVALIAHPDDERYADLVGSTVTSPIFGVELPVLSHPAAEQDKGSGLVMCCTFGDLTDVTWWRELQLPARVIIGRDGRILRDRPDWIGDGAAAQGYEQLAGKTTFSAREAMVGLLRDAGDLIGDPTPTQRKANFFEKGDKPLEIISTRQWYIANGGRDAALKQQFLARGEELGWVPEHMKHRYDNWVNGLNGDWLISRQRFFGVPFPVWYRLDADAQPDYSDPIVPDEDILPVDPSTDLPPGYTAAQRGEPQGFIADPDVMDTWAISSLSPQIVCGWERDPDLFKITFPMDLNTQAHDIIRTWLYDRVVRAHFENGSLPWKRSMISGFVMDPDRKKMSKSKGNVVVPTEVLERYGSDAVRWRAAKARPGLDSPFDEREMKVGRRLALKVLNASKFVLSYGIPAAGTPITEPVDQALLAGLQRVIIEATEAFEAYDYTSALEITERFFWSFCDDYLELVKERAYGAAGEDAARSAHTALAISLDAILRLLAPFIPYATEEVWSWWKSGSIHTAAWPTPEEIPNDRGDALLLDAVATALIAVRGAKSQRKVSMKAEVSRIEFAGQGEVLERLKQVESDLRAVGRITGEVLWAESDTELVVEVELAELPS
- a CDS encoding MFS transporter — translated: MAAQPSTDSRERSGPGIIARLERLQVWSLSYGFIIIIGLGFLFTFYDIFDINVSFIQTCVDLKPGCTPETALGSLPLPVVLNLAGYVVGTLVLSPVADRIGRRNMLLITMLITGLGSLYNAFAPDYANFVIARVITGIGIGADLAIVNTYINEVSPRPARARFTTMIFINSAVGAMIGIWLGLILTTEAEKWPLGLPFAVAGPAFGNGWRWMYGIGALLALIAVLLRIQLPESPRWLIARDRAPEADHIVADMEERARHRGPLADPDYDIPASAVTPPPRVPYSTLFTNPLYRRRILLLFALWFIGYITVYSYASGFTSVLSALKYPPPEAGVIAAVGSFGFVGGTIVMTFIVEKLERRYWLPIAAAVTLIGAFLIAVAGTQITVALIGSILVFAGFNLWVSPTYALSAECFPTRARTTGFALVDGVGHIGGGIGVLAIAPILPHLSTLGALMLISSFLVIAAVLAQFTPHTRARNLDHISP
- a CDS encoding bifunctional folylpolyglutamate synthase/dihydrofolate synthase, with product MSDSDSADSSAATHAEIVAALQGRWPEHRVAPSLGRVAALTELLGDPQRAYPVIQLTGTNGKGSTAAMIDALLRSVGLRTGRFTSPHLMDVTERIRIDGEPVSAERFDELWREVEPYVAMVDQQRIDGVAMTFFEVITAMAYAAFADAPVDVAVVEVGLGGTWDATNVADASVAVITPIDLDHTHLLGDTVEKIAAEKAGIIKADAQAILAGQQPEVARLLLQRAAEVGATVQREGIEFGVLDRVMGVGGQQLRLGTADGPIDEIFLPLYGIHQAENAALALAAAQAFTGLNRIDPDVVREGFAAVEAPGRLEIVRRSPPVILDAAHNPHGARATAAAINESFDFSPLVGVIAIMKDKDAEGLLREYADLFTSVVATQVASTDRGLPADELGELAAGIFGADRVQVAPRMDDAIEAAIGLAETEGATAPGVLITGSVVAVGEARTLLVGHDSGQPRPAAARVSGEGVLDAAGAPLIEDEGDTEDEKDYSYGPEYGEQFDEDATEAELLDGTGNERTEAPETGDFGAYGPLADDDQPGATSRSGDHGESDRDGDDQR